A single region of the Drosophila takahashii strain IR98-3 E-12201 chromosome 2R, DtakHiC1v2, whole genome shotgun sequence genome encodes:
- the LOC108056489 gene encoding uncharacterized protein has protein sequence MTRNENKTQTETEAEAESGSERGKWKWKENSNHKLGIYLRSVNDYHLKCARLPPKNQLLEKAQPSGVDGGLKDTGAEGVKGPKATYVFYA, from the coding sequence ATGActcgaaatgaaaataaaacacaaaccGAAACAGAAGCTGAAGCAGAATCTGGCAGCGAGcgaggaaaatggaaatggaaggaaaatTCAAATCACAAACTCGGTATTTATTTGCGAAGCGTAAATGATTACCACTTAAAATGTGCTCGACTGCCACCTAAAAACCAATTGTTGGAAAAAGCACAACCAAGCGGAGTGGATGGTGGCTTGAAGGACACCGGAGCAGAAGGAGTGAAAGGACCAAAGGCaacatatgttttttatgcCTGA